The genomic segment ACAAGCACCGAAGAGTCCGGGGTTCCCAACTGGAAAAGACTCAAGGTGTCGCTCGCCCCATGCGATGAGCGGCCCGAACCACGCAACTCCGGCCAAGGAGCTGATTAATGACTGTGCATAAAAATGTAGTCTGCACCTTCTGCGGCTGCCTCTGCGACGACATCGAGGTGGAAGTTGAAGACAACACCATAAAATCCGTCAAAAAAGCCTGTGCCATCGGCAAAAACAAGATCATGCACGCAATCACGGAGCCGCCGACTCCCAGCGTGAACGGCACGAAAACCTCGATTGACGCAGCCGTAACGGAAGCCGCGCGCATCCTGAGCAAGGCCAGAAACCCGCTCATCTACGGCCTGAGCAGCACCACGTCCGAAGCACAACGAGAGTTGGTCGAAATCGCCGAGATCACCCGGGGCAACCTCGACAACTGCTCCTCGTACTGCCATGGCCCGGGTGTTCTTGCCCGCCAGCAGACCGGATTGGTTTCCTGTTCGCTGGGTGAAATCAAGAACAGGGCGGACCTCGTCATCTATTGGGGCTGTAACCCCGTGGAATCCCACATGCGTCATCTGTCGCGCTACTCGCTCCAACCCAAAGGGTTATACACTCCGGAAGGACGAAAGGGCCGCAAGGTCATTGCCATCGACATCCGGCCAACCCCAACCACCAAACGGGCTGATGTCTTCCTGCAAGTCTCGCCCGGACATACCTTCGAAATAGCCTCGGCCCTGCGTGCCCTGATTCAGGGCGAACCTCTTGAGTTCCCTGAAGGGCAGGACACCGTGGGCGATGTGCCCATCGATTCCTGGCGTAAAGTGGCCGACATGATCAAGGGCTGCAAATACGGCGTGCTCCATTTCGGTTTGGGTGTAACCCAATGCCGCAACTCGGACATCAACGTCGAACAGGTCGCCCGACTGGTTCAGGACGCCAACCGGCACACCCGATTCTACGGGGTCGCCATGCGCGGTCACGGCAACGTCAACGGCGCCAATCAGGTCATGACATGGCTCACTGGCTATCCCCTGTGCGTGAACTTCAGCAAGGGATATCCCCGCCACAATCCGGGGGAATACAGCACCCTGCCCATGCTCGCCCGCAAGGATATCGACGCCGCGCTCATCGTGGCGACCGACCCGGGCGCGCACCTTCCAAAGGATGCGGTGGACTTTCTCAAGACCATTCCCACCATCCATCTCGATCCGCACCGCAACCTGACCACGCCGTGGTCCTCGGTGGTCATTCCCGTGGCCCCCGTTGGCGTGGCGGCCACCGGCACTTTCTACCGCATGGACAACGTCCCGCTGCGCTTGAAAAAGTTGGTGGACTCCCCATTCCCCTCGGACGAAGAGGTCTTGAAAACCATGAAGGAGAAAATCGTTTATGCTGCGAATAGCTAATGGGCGCGTTCACGACCCGACAAACACCCTGAGCGGCACGGTACAGGATATTGTCATGGACAAGGGAGCCATCATTTCCACCGACGGCATCCCACAAGGCCAACTGGATGAGATGGAGACCATCGACGCAACGGATTGCGTGGTCATGGCCGGTGGCGTGGACATCCACAGTCACATTGCCGGAGCCAAGGTCAATACCGGACGCATCATGTGTCCGGAAGAGCATTACAGCCACGTCTCATCCCGGACCAAAATCACCCGGGCGGGCTGCGGTCGATGCGTGCCGACCACGTATCGCACGGGCTATCTCTATTCCAAACTCGGCTATACCACGGTCTTCGAAGCAGCGGTTCCGCCGCTGGAAGCGCGGCACACCCATGAAGAGTTGCAGGACCTGCCCATGTTGGACAAAGGGTGCTACACCGTCATGGGCAACAACCATCTGGTGATGCAGGTGCTCAGTGACACCGATCCGGTCCGCCGGAAAGAACGGCTGCGCAATCTGGTTTCCTGGTTGCTCAAGGCCAGTCGCGGCTATGGCATTAAAGTGGTCAACCCCGGCGGCGTGGAAGATTGGAAATGGAACGTGGGCGCGGCCGATCTCGACACCCCCACCCCACCCTTTGGCGTGACCCCGAGACAGATTCTCGGCGGGCTGGCAGAGGCGGTGGATGATCTCAAACTCCCCCACTCCATGCATTTGCATTGCAACCATCTGGGCGAAGCAGGCAACGTGGCCACCACATTGGAGACCATGCGGACCCTGGAGGGACATCGTGCCCATTTCACTCACCTGCAATTCCACTCCTACGGCAAAACGCCAAAAGGCGGATTCACATCGGGCACCGTGGAGATCACGGACTACCTCAACAAACACCCGGAGTTTACCTTCGATGTCGGCCAGATCGTGTTTGGTTCGACATTGACCATGACCTCGGACGCGCCCATGGAATTCCATCTGCATCAGATGACCAAGGGCAAATGGGCCAGCGGTGATATCGAAATGGAAAGCGGGTCCGGCATCGTTCCCATTACCTACAAACCCAAAATGCTGGTCAACGCCATCCAGTGGGCCGTGGGTCTCGAACTATTGCTGCTCACCAAGAACCCCTGGCAGGTCGTGCTGACCACGGACCATCCCAACGCCGGTCCGTTCACGGCCTATCCGCAGATCATCAAGCTGCTCATGGACAAGGATTATCGGCAATCCTGGGTGGAAAAGCTCCATCCCAAGATCCGTCAATTCACCTGCCTGTTCGAACTCGACCGCGAGTACACACTGGATGAAATCGCGATCATCACCCGGTCCGGTCCGGCCAGAACACTGGGGCTTGACCGCAAGGGACACATCGGAGTCGGTGCCGAAGCCGATGTGACGATCTATCGAACCAACACCGACAAGAGCACCATGTTCAGCACTCCGGCATACGTCATCAAGCATGGCGAAGTGGTCGTGCGAGACGGTGAAATCGTCAAGAGTGTCACCGGCAAAAGCCTGGGCGTGTCTCCCGAACAGGGCGAACGACTGGACGACGAACTGACCGACACATTCGATGCGTACTACACGGTCAAAATGGCGAACTACATGGTGGAAGATGAATATCTGGACACACCGGAGGTTGTCCCATGCGGATAAACAATGTTGAAATAGTGGACACGTTCGCCGAGGCCTTTCCCATGGCCGCCGCACGGGTCACCATCACGGCGAAAAATGAAAAATGGGCCATGCAGGCCGCGCAGGCCGTCACGGGATTCGCCACGTCGGTCATCGGCTGCGGTATCGAAGCGGGCATTGACGGTGTTTCCTCAAAGACACCGGACGGACGGCCCGGGCTGGACTGCCTGTTCTTTGGCATGTCAGCGGGAGCACTGGAAAAACAGATGCTCAAACGCATCGGCCAGGCCATCATGACCACACCGACATCCGCCTGTTTCGACGGCGGAGTCTCCGAATGCCCGGCGGACGAGCGCACCGAGCTGAAGCTCGGCGGCAAAATCCGCTACTTCGGTGACGGATTCCAGGCCAGCAAGGTCATCAACGACACCCGGTACTGGCGCATTCCGGTCATGGAAGGCGAGTTCCTGATTCAGGAATCGTTCACCATGGTCGATGGCATCGGCGGCGGCAACTTCATGATTCTGGCGGAGTCGGACGACGCGGCACTGGCTGCGGCCGAAGCCGCTGTCGAACGCATGAAAGAAATTCGTGGCGTGGCCCTGCCCTTCCCGGGCGGCATTGTGCGAAGCGGCAGTCAGGTCGGCTCCAAATACGCCTTCCTCCCCGCCTCAACCAACGTGGCCTTCTGCCCGACCATTCGCAGCCGCGTGCCAAAAACCGAGATTCCCAAAGGGGTGAACTCGGTCATGGAAATTGTCATTGACGCCCTGACCTACGAGCAGGTGGCCGAAGCCACCCGTGTGGGTATTGAGGCGGCCTGCCTGCCCGGCGTGATGCAGATCACAGCCGGGAACTACGGCGGCAAACTTGGCAAGCACCACTTCCATCTTCAGGAACTCCTCGGCTGATGGAAAACCCACTACAACGACAAGGAACTGGAGCCAAATCATGAATACACGGGTTCATCTGACCCTCCGCACGGCCCCGGACCTGCCCGTCGAAGCGGACTCCCTGCTTCCCGAGACGGTCACGGGTAAAGAAACTGCGGACATAGCGGCCCTGCCTTTGCTGGTAGGAAATCACACGGAAACCGTCGGCGATCATTTCCAGGTGGAAATAACCGACGGCTCCCCGGACACGGCCGACACACTGGCCACGCTGGAATTGACCGGCAACCTCTCCCGATTCAAACATATCGGTGAGGCAATGACCCGAGGAACCCTGACCGTCAATGGTCCAGTAAGTTTCCACGCGGGTGCAAAAATGAGCGGTGGTGAACTGATTATCAATGGCGATGCCGGGGATTACCTCGGGGCCATGATGACCGGCGGAACCATCGTGGTCAACGGTAACGCCGGGCACTTCGCCGGTTCCTCGTATCGAGGATATTCCAGAGGTATGTCCGGTGGAACGATTCTCGTCCACGGCAATGCCGGAAACCTGACCGGCGCACGGATGCGTCGCGGACTCATCGCAGTTCGCGGCACCTGCGGCGATCTGGCGGGATTCTCCATGGGTGCGGGAACCGTGCTCATCGGTGGCGAAGTCGGCGTGCGAGCCGGAGCGAACATGAGCCGAGGCTCGGTCATTTTGCTCACGCCCCCAGAGGAAATCAGACCGACCTTCCGCTATAACGCCACCTGCGTACCAGCATTCTGGCCGGTCATGCACGGCTCGCTGTCAGAGGCGGGCTGGTCCGTGCCCGAAACAGGCCCATACGCGCTCTTCAAGAAATACAGTGGCGACGTCAATGAAGGCAGTCGCGGCGAGTTGCTCTTGTACGCAGGCACCGCCTAAACCAACGCGGTCAAACGCACGACGAAACAATAGGGAGGTCGATCGGCACAGGTCGATCGGCCTCCTCATGCTTTGGAAATGGCATCTGCAAAAGACAAAAAACGTCCCGAGGGTCGCAACCGACGGGACGCATGAGACTGCTTTTAGGCTTTGAAATTTGAAACTACCAACGAGCCAACAAAGCGGCCATGGACTCCGGTGTTTCTTCAGAGACAAGGAAAGCAAACAGGGAACCTGCCACCAGATCCGCCGTGGTGCCGGGATTATACAACCGTTTTTCATCACGGATCAACTGATCAAACCGTTCTGCCGCTTCCCGTCCCTCTTCGGTAAAAACGCCTCCCAATCCCATAACTTCAGCAGCCTTGGCCGAAATGGAACGGGCGGTTTCCACATCCGTCTTGCGGGCAATATCCGTATCCGGGACAGTGGCAAGGATGGTCAGATAGACCTGCACCACCGCCTGGGACAATGACCGGCCCTCGGCAAGAAACCGTTTCAAACCGGCACAGCCCACATCAAACACCAATTCGAAATCCGTTGCATACTGTGCGGCCAAAGTATCCCGATGTTGCGCCAATTTCATGGCCTCCAACAACGTCATGTCCACGTTGTCATTGCGAATATCCCCTTCTTCCACGGTATCCATTCCATGGGGTGCCGCCTTGACAATCGCGGCAAAGGCCTGACGGGCGTCATCCACGGTCAGTTCCGCCAGCACCCGGCGCACGGCATTGCGAAGATTCGCCGGATCATCCAGGGATGCGGCCTTGGCCAACGGTGCCATCATCAACAGAATGCCGACATTGGTATTCACCCCGGCCAAGAGTTTTGTACTCTCGACACTGTTTCGAATCAGCTCGCCGACCGAGGAGGTGGACACGGCAGTAAAAGCCGGTCCAATGGCCGTCGCACTGACCAGAAACTGCTCGAAATGCAACCCTGAGCAATCCCTGGTGCGTGTCACATTGCCGGGTTTTTCAGCCAAGACCTCAAAAAGACAGGCAATCTGGGCCGCCCAGGCTATCCATTTATCACTGCATGAAGGCATACACGCTCCTTATGACGACACCGAATCCATCGCCATACTTTTTTGAGCGAAACATACAGAGGGCGCACTGGTGCGTCAAGAGGGTCTGATTTTTTCACACCTTTTTCATCTCCTTAATATCGCTGAAAATCGATTCTTTTAAAAAGGCATGAGGCAGTCTCCGAATCATCGTTTTTTCCAGCGGTTGACACGGCCAAAAATCACCACCGTTCCGCTCGTGTTTCCATCAAAAATATTTGAAGGAGGAAAAATGGCACACTGCATTCCACCATATTGACAAACCATACAAATCGGCTCTCTTGGCCAAAAAGACTTCAAAAGAAGAAAAACGGACTAATTCCATCCTAAATTCAGAATGTTTTAGTAGGATATACGTTTAAAAAAAAAGAAATCAATTTGCGAATCCATGCATATCAACAATTTTATGCGATTCATGGACCTATTTTGCATGTTTTTTCGTCATAAAACAGGGTCATATACAGATACCCGGTTGACTCAAAGTAGAAAAATGCGTTATGTATTTTGCAACATATATTGATGATTGTCGCCTC from the Pseudodesulfovibrio sp. JC047 genome contains:
- the fhcD gene encoding formylmethanofuran--tetrahydromethanopterin N-formyltransferase; amino-acid sequence: MRINNVEIVDTFAEAFPMAAARVTITAKNEKWAMQAAQAVTGFATSVIGCGIEAGIDGVSSKTPDGRPGLDCLFFGMSAGALEKQMLKRIGQAIMTTPTSACFDGGVSECPADERTELKLGGKIRYFGDGFQASKVINDTRYWRIPVMEGEFLIQESFTMVDGIGGGNFMILAESDDAALAAAEAAVERMKEIRGVALPFPGGIVRSGSQVGSKYAFLPASTNVAFCPTIRSRVPKTEIPKGVNSVMEIVIDALTYEQVAEATRVGIEAACLPGVMQITAGNYGGKLGKHHFHLQELLG
- a CDS encoding formylmethanofuran dehydrogenase subunit C, whose amino-acid sequence is MNTRVHLTLRTAPDLPVEADSLLPETVTGKETADIAALPLLVGNHTETVGDHFQVEITDGSPDTADTLATLELTGNLSRFKHIGEAMTRGTLTVNGPVSFHAGAKMSGGELIINGDAGDYLGAMMTGGTIVVNGNAGHFAGSSYRGYSRGMSGGTILVHGNAGNLTGARMRRGLIAVRGTCGDLAGFSMGAGTVLIGGEVGVRAGANMSRGSVILLTPPEEIRPTFRYNATCVPAFWPVMHGSLSEAGWSVPETGPYALFKKYSGDVNEGSRGELLLYAGTA
- a CDS encoding formylmethanofuran dehydrogenase subunit A; its protein translation is MLRIANGRVHDPTNTLSGTVQDIVMDKGAIISTDGIPQGQLDEMETIDATDCVVMAGGVDIHSHIAGAKVNTGRIMCPEEHYSHVSSRTKITRAGCGRCVPTTYRTGYLYSKLGYTTVFEAAVPPLEARHTHEELQDLPMLDKGCYTVMGNNHLVMQVLSDTDPVRRKERLRNLVSWLLKASRGYGIKVVNPGGVEDWKWNVGAADLDTPTPPFGVTPRQILGGLAEAVDDLKLPHSMHLHCNHLGEAGNVATTLETMRTLEGHRAHFTHLQFHSYGKTPKGGFTSGTVEITDYLNKHPEFTFDVGQIVFGSTLTMTSDAPMEFHLHQMTKGKWASGDIEMESGSGIVPITYKPKMLVNAIQWAVGLELLLLTKNPWQVVLTTDHPNAGPFTAYPQIIKLLMDKDYRQSWVEKLHPKIRQFTCLFELDREYTLDEIAIITRSGPARTLGLDRKGHIGVGAEADVTIYRTNTDKSTMFSTPAYVIKHGEVVVRDGEIVKSVTGKSLGVSPEQGERLDDELTDTFDAYYTVKMANYMVEDEYLDTPEVVPCG
- a CDS encoding formylmethanofuran dehydrogenase subunit B, whose product is MTVHKNVVCTFCGCLCDDIEVEVEDNTIKSVKKACAIGKNKIMHAITEPPTPSVNGTKTSIDAAVTEAARILSKARNPLIYGLSSTTSEAQRELVEIAEITRGNLDNCSSYCHGPGVLARQQTGLVSCSLGEIKNRADLVIYWGCNPVESHMRHLSRYSLQPKGLYTPEGRKGRKVIAIDIRPTPTTKRADVFLQVSPGHTFEIASALRALIQGEPLEFPEGQDTVGDVPIDSWRKVADMIKGCKYGVLHFGLGVTQCRNSDINVEQVARLVQDANRHTRFYGVAMRGHGNVNGANQVMTWLTGYPLCVNFSKGYPRHNPGEYSTLPMLARKDIDAALIVATDPGAHLPKDAVDFLKTIPTIHLDPHRNLTTPWSSVVIPVAPVGVAATGTFYRMDNVPLRLKKLVDSPFPSDEEVLKTMKEKIVYAANS
- a CDS encoding triphosphoribosyl-dephospho-CoA synthase; this translates as MPSCSDKWIAWAAQIACLFEVLAEKPGNVTRTRDCSGLHFEQFLVSATAIGPAFTAVSTSSVGELIRNSVESTKLLAGVNTNVGILLMMAPLAKAASLDDPANLRNAVRRVLAELTVDDARQAFAAIVKAAPHGMDTVEEGDIRNDNVDMTLLEAMKLAQHRDTLAAQYATDFELVFDVGCAGLKRFLAEGRSLSQAVVQVYLTILATVPDTDIARKTDVETARSISAKAAEVMGLGGVFTEEGREAAERFDQLIRDEKRLYNPGTTADLVAGSLFAFLVSEETPESMAALLARW